The following DNA comes from Clostridiisalibacter paucivorans DSM 22131.
GATTTATCAAGGAATTATCCATAGTTAACATACCAAACTTATTTCCTGTTTGAATAACTGTCTGTATTTGATGAGTTTTCCTCTCTCTTATCAGGTTTTTTATAGCAGTATTAGCAATCATTATCTCCAATGCTACAGTTCTTCCGGCTCCATCATCTCTAGGCAATAATTGTTGTGATATTACTCCTTCTAATACCGATGAAAGCTGTATTTTAATCTGATGTTGATAATGAGGAGGAAATACATCTAATATTCTATCTATAGTTTTAGCAGCTCCTATAGTATGTAGTGTAGACAATACTAAATGCCCTGTTTCAGCTGCAGTTAAAGCTATGGATATAGTCTCCATGTCTCTCATTTCTCCTACCAAAATTACGTCTGGATCTTGTCGCAATGAAGCCCTAAGTGCAGTAGCAAAAGATTTTGAATCATTTCCTATTTCTCTTTGATTAACTATGCTTTTATTATGTCTATGTAGGTATTCTATAGGATCTTCCAGGGTAAGTATATGACATTCCCTTTGATTATTAATAGCATTTATCATAGATGCCAATGTAGTAGATTTTCCACTACCTGTGGGACCTGTTACCAATATAAGTCCTCGTTTCTTTTGACATAAATCACTGATTGTAGGGGGCAATCCCAACTCCTTTATAGTTGGAACCTTTAATGATACTGATCTTATAGCAATACCATATGTACCTCTTTGTTTATATACATTTACTCTAAATCTTCCTAAACCCTGTAAAGACACAGAAGTATCTATTTCTCCATTATTATTTAATATTTCGAACTGTTCTTCATTTAAAAATTCCGTTACTAACTTTTCATTTTCTTTTGAAGTTAGCGAAGGGTAATTCAATTTTTTAAGTTTCCCATTTACTCTCAATACTGGGGGATATCCTACTGTTATATGTAAGTCTGAAGCCTTATTTTCAACTGTTTCCTTTAATAATTCAACTATATTCATATTCAATCACCTACTCCATATTATAAGTTACTCTATTCATTTCATCTATAGTAGTTGTACCATTTAATACCAATTCTCTGCAATTTTCATATAATGAAACCATTCCTTGAGCTATAGCCTCTTTTCTCAAATCTGTTACACTCTTTCCTATATCTATAATATCCTTTATGTTATTTGTTATTGGCATAATTTCATGTATAGCTATTCTTCCCTTATATCCAGTATAATAACATTGAGGACATCCTTTCCCTTTATAAAGTACTGCGCTATCATCGATGTCTAATAATTTCATTTCATATTTACTAGCATAGTATTTTTCTTTGCAATTTTTACAAATTTTTTTTACCAATCTCTGGGCTAATACTGCAACTAGAGATGAAGATACCATATAAGGCGCCACTCCCATATTTAAAAGTCTAGTAATAGTGGTAGGAGCATCATTGGTATGCATAGTAGTTATGACAAGATGACCTGTTATTGAAGCCCTTACAGCTATTTGAGCCGTTTCAATATCTCTTATCTCTCCTATCATTATTACATCAGGGTCTTGTCTAAGTATAGACCTTAATCCATTAGCAAATGTCAATCCTGTTTTTGTATTCACCTGAACTTGATTTATACCATTTAATCTATATTCAACTGGATCTTCTACAGTTATTATATTTTTATTTATAGTATTCAATTCTGTCAATATAGTATAAAGTGTTGTGGTTTTTCCACTACCAGTGGGGCCTGTTACTATAATCATACCATTTGGAGTTTTAATTATATTATTAAATTTTTTCAAATTGTCTTTAGTAAATCCTAAGTCTTTTTTAAATATTAACGCACTGGTTCTGTCCAATAATCTCAATACAATTTTCTCTCCAAAAACAGTAGGTAATATAGATATCCTCAAATCTATATACTTATTATCCACCTCTGCCTCTACTCTACCATCTTGTGGTATTCTTTTTTCTGCTATATCCATTTTGCCCATTATTTTTATTCTAGTGACTATAGCCGAATGGGTAGATTTAGCAGGTCTCATAATTTCTTGAAGTTCTCCATCTATTCTAAACCTCACCCTAACTTCTTTTTCTAATGGTTCTATATGTATATCACTAGCTCTAGATTTTACAGCTTGTCGTATTATAGCGTTTACCAGTCTAACTACAGGGGCATTGTCTACATCCGTAGTTAACTCCTCTTCTATTTTCTTTTCATCTATATCATACTGCTTTTCAAAGTCTTCTATTGCCTTCTCTGCATTTTGTTTATCATAATACTGGTCTATATAATATGATATCTGCTTTCTAGTAGATATTACTGGTTCTACTTTAAGACCTGTATATATCTCTACATCATCTATAGCAAATATATTTAATGGATCTGCCATAGCTACCTTTATTTTATTGTTTTCTTTTTTTATAGGTATAAGTGTATATTTTTTGGCCATATTTTCTGTTATAAGCATAGTAGTTTCTGGATCTATATAAAATTTATCTAAATCCAGACATGAAATCCCCAATTGAAGCTCCAATACCTCAATTAATGCCTCTTCAGTTATATAACCCTTTTTTATCAATATTTCTTCAAGCTTTTTACCCGAACTCTTCTGTAATTGAAATACCTCTTTTATTTGTCTATCATTTAATTCACTTATTGATAATAGTAAATCTTTAAACTTCACTTTTTCTCTTTTCTTATCTTCCATGAAATCACCTTTTTAACTATTATTACCTATAATTATACACCATTTTACGTATATTTTAAATCTTTCAAATTTTTATTAATAAAAAAAAGACCCAAAAGGGTCTTTTAGATTCTATTGTCTGCGTAATGCTTCTACAGGCGGTACAGATGATGCTGATATAGCTGGATAAACTC
Coding sequences within:
- a CDS encoding type IV pilus twitching motility protein PilT, which translates into the protein MNIVELLKETVENKASDLHITVGYPPVLRVNGKLKKLNYPSLTSKENEKLVTEFLNEEQFEILNNNGEIDTSVSLQGLGRFRVNVYKQRGTYGIAIRSVSLKVPTIKELGLPPTISDLCQKKRGLILVTGPTGSGKSTTLASMINAINNQRECHILTLEDPIEYLHRHNKSIVNQREIGNDSKSFATALRASLRQDPDVILVGEMRDMETISIALTAAETGHLVLSTLHTIGAAKTIDRILDVFPPHYQHQIKIQLSSVLEGVISQQLLPRDDGAGRTVALEIMIANTAIKNLIRERKTHQIQTVIQTGNKFGMLTMDNSLINLYKQGVINKDILISYAIDKDMVKRFIGI
- a CDS encoding GspE/PulE family protein, translated to MEDKKREKVKFKDLLLSISELNDRQIKEVFQLQKSSGKKLEEILIKKGYITEEALIEVLELQLGISCLDLDKFYIDPETTMLITENMAKKYTLIPIKKENNKIKVAMADPLNIFAIDDVEIYTGLKVEPVISTRKQISYYIDQYYDKQNAEKAIEDFEKQYDIDEKKIEEELTTDVDNAPVVRLVNAIIRQAVKSRASDIHIEPLEKEVRVRFRIDGELQEIMRPAKSTHSAIVTRIKIMGKMDIAEKRIPQDGRVEAEVDNKYIDLRISILPTVFGEKIVLRLLDRTSALIFKKDLGFTKDNLKKFNNIIKTPNGMIIVTGPTGSGKTTTLYTILTELNTINKNIITVEDPVEYRLNGINQVQVNTKTGLTFANGLRSILRQDPDVIMIGEIRDIETAQIAVRASITGHLVITTMHTNDAPTTITRLLNMGVAPYMVSSSLVAVLAQRLVKKICKNCKEKYYASKYEMKLLDIDDSAVLYKGKGCPQCYYTGYKGRIAIHEIMPITNNIKDIIDIGKSVTDLRKEAIAQGMVSLYENCRELVLNGTTTIDEMNRVTYNME